TGTGCTGAGCTCAAACAATGCCCTCAAATTATTTATTGTATCAAAACAAAGAACTTTATCAGTTACCTTTTCGGGGATTGTAGTCTCGACACAGCCTTCCATGGGCTGAACTCGGGACTGTTACAGTACTTCCTCAGGTCTTCCAGAGCTTTCCGAGTTTCCTCTTCACCCTGCCTCTGGTACTCCTCTTCAGTTAAGAGCCGGCGTGGCTCCGGCTTCCAGTGAATTAATTTTTTCATTCTCCTGCATGAAACAGTGAGTGCGACTGAATCGGAGGTAAATGCAATAAAACATCTTGTACCACTGCTTTGAATTTTAGTACTTGACCAAACACATCTATTTAAGCAGAATCGGCAGGTATTATGCATGTATTTTCAAAgatcaaattattttaaaatacattaaacatCACTGAATATGTGcagtacaaaaaaaactctgaaatacATAAACAAAGACGGTTATAAGTAGTAATATACTTGTCACATTTCCAACCACAGAGCTCTCTCATCATTCACAAATCAACAAAAGCTGTACGAATGGCTTTTAAGTGGGTTTTCAAAGCAACACACTACTGTACAATTACGCCACCTGCTGTCCAGATTGCAAAAACTCACCTCCATGCAGCACCTGCCAAAAAAACTGGGTACTCTAAGTTTTTGGAAATGAAAGCTGCTATGATGATGGCAAAGGCAAGTTGCTGTATTTGATTCCCTAAATAAACCAGGAGAAGACCAAAGATCTGCAGCACCCACGACAAGATGTTGATGCGCTTCTCATCCACCAGAGGACCATAAAGGtaacacacagaaaaactgaTGAATCCAACCACTGCTACATATGCTGACGAATACAAAAACAGAGGAGATATTTGATTACAAAATAAGCAGAAacttaaaaagagaaacatgaTGGTTCAAGGAGAAGATGTTTATTATCAATGAAAGTCTATTACTTAAATTACATGCACATTGGTCTACAATTAGCAAATTAATAAACAGCTTTAAGTTTGACATTTACAATTTCAGAGAAGTCCCTTGCAGTGTATATTAAGTTTGAAATCATAAAGGGTTTTTACCTAGAGCCAAGTGCCAGTGTTGTTGCAAAATTATGTTGAGGTTCCTGAAGGCAAGCTGGATGGCATACAAAGAAAATGACCAGCCACCAACAATCAACACGTAGAAAGGGCTTTTCTGCTTGAACAGCAAAGACAAGTATAATATTACTAAGAGTAAATATGCAACTCATAAAATCATGGATGTTTTAGGGAAAATATAACATCCTACCTTTGGCAAAAAACgtgccaaaataaaaaacaggatgATGAGAGAGGCGATCATGCCTGTACTCATTCCGGCAGAGTAGAAGAAAATTTGGCTCCTTCATGTAAAGGggaataaaagattaaaaacataacTCTGATATCTCTAAACAATGATACATATGATATAAGTTTTACCTGCTGAGTGagtctgcaaagaaaaaaaggaacattcCTGCCAGGAAAACCAGAATCAGATAGATGTCCCACTCTGCAAGGAAAAGAGTAACATTCTGATGGTCAAGTAATATCTTGGAAATGAAAATTTATCAACTTTATGTGTTTTCCACTTACTGCAGAGAGGCTTCACAGTGTATGGAGTTTTATCAGCAGGCTGGATCTTGATGCACGTTTTCTTGCTGTACAGGTTGATGTTGATAGTGGTTTCATTGTGCCGCTCCTGTAACAAACCCTGAAACCAGCCCCAGAAACTGAAGCGGTCCAGCTCCTGCAGCTTCTCTTCATCTTCCACAATGTAAACCTTGAACACATTCGCGCTCGAAACTTTGACCTGTCAGAGAGATACAACTATTACAGAACAGACTGACTGACTTTTGCAGTAATGAATAATTagatttaaatttaattaaGAAGAACTTCTGCACCTACATACTAGGATttcacaatattggattttagctgatatccgatatgcgga
This window of the Cheilinus undulatus linkage group 11, ASM1832078v1, whole genome shotgun sequence genome carries:
- the nemp1 gene encoding nuclear envelope integral membrane protein 1 isoform X3, coding for MAGCMKMINGLISTSAKLMVFTALLVCLPHKSQQFTGNTQPVIDLQNGESYVMTGPNKFCYKNSIVPTWKQTWTRIQVKVSSANVFKVYIVEDEEKLQELDRFSFWGWFQGLLQERHNETTININLYSKKTCIKIQPADKTPYTVKPLCKWDIYLILVFLAGMFLFFFADSLSRSQIFFYSAGMSTGMIASLIILFFILARFLPKKSPFYVLIVGGWSFSLYAIQLAFRNLNIILQQHWHLALAYVAVVGFISFSVCYLYGPLVDEKRINILSWVLQIFGLLLVYLGNQIQQLAFAIIIAAFISKNLEYPVFLAGAAWRRMKKLIHWKPEPRRLLTEEEYQRQGEEETRKALEDLRKYCNSPEFSPWKAVSRLQSPKRFADFVEGSPHLMSNEVSVHAQEYGFGGSFFEDEFFDTDDEEEEEEEEEEEDLKPMMKAK
- the nemp1 gene encoding nuclear envelope integral membrane protein 1 isoform X1; protein product: MAGCMKMINGLISTSAKLMVFTALLVCLPHKSQQFTGNTQPVIDLQNGESYVMTGPNKFCYKNSIVPTWKQTWTRIQVKVSSANVFKVYIVEDEEKLQELDRFSFWGWFQGLLQERHNETTININLYSKKTCIKIQPADKTPYTVKPLCKWDIYLILVFLAGMFLFFFADSLSRSQIFFYSAGMSTGMIASLIILFFILARFLPKQKSPFYVLIVGGWSFSLYAIQLAFRNLNIILQQHWHLALAYVAVVGFISFSVCYLYGPLVDEKRINILSWVLQIFGLLLVYLGNQIQQLAFAIIIAAFISKNLEYPVFLAGAAWRRMKKLIHWKPEPRRLLTEEEYQRQGEEETRKALEDLRKYCNSPEFSPWKAVSRLQSPKRFADFVEGSPHLMSNEVSVHAQEYGFGGSFFEDEFFDTDDEEEEEEEEEEEDLKPMMKAK
- the nemp1 gene encoding nuclear envelope integral membrane protein 1 isoform X2, which encodes MAGCMKMINGLISTSAKLMVFTALLVCLPHKSQQFTGNTQPVIDLQNGESYVMTGPNKFCYKNSIVPTWKQTWTRIQVKVSSANVFKVYIVEDEEKLQELDRFSFWGWFQGLLQERHNETTININLYSKKTCIKIQPADKTPYTVKPLCKWDIYLILVFLAGMFLFFFADSLSRSQIFFYSAGMSTGMIASLIILFFILARFLPKQKSPFYVLIVGGWSFSLYAIQLAFRNLNIILQQHWHLALAYVAVVGFISFSVCYLYGPLVDEKRINILSWVLQIFGLLLVYLGNQIQQLAFAIIIAAFISKNLEYPVFLAGAAWRRMKKLIHWKPEPRRLLTEEEYQRQGEEETRKALEDLRKYCNSPEFSPWKAVSRLQSPKRLNQRQSGSNINSENKR